One Streptomyces mobaraensis NBRC 13819 = DSM 40847 DNA segment encodes these proteins:
- a CDS encoding beta/gamma crystallin domain-containing protein: protein MGRSLGVAAAAVAALAATALPAVAATDAAAAAPINRTNCNQNDYLEIHNNNGRDTLCFANAGEMPVAIYGVNWVESGNNSVTFQFQRNESDPRIETVTLGKWSQWNPGQPYLHKILWIKIH from the coding sequence ATGGGTCGTTCCCTTGGCGTGGCCGCGGCGGCCGTGGCCGCGCTGGCCGCCACCGCCCTGCCGGCCGTGGCCGCCACCGACGCGGCCGCCGCCGCCCCGATCAACCGCACGAACTGCAACCAGAACGACTACCTGGAAATACACAACAACAACGGCCGCGACACGCTTTGCTTCGCCAATGCCGGCGAGATGCCCGTCGCCATTTACGGCGTCAACTGGGTGGAGTCCGGGAACAACAGCGTGACCTTCCAGTTCCAGCGGAATGAGAGCGACCCGCGGATCGAGACCGTCACCCTCGGCAAGTGGAGCCAGTGGAACCCGGGTCAGCCCTACCTCCACAAGATCCTCTGGATCAAGATTCACTGA
- a CDS encoding heme oxygenase (biliverdin-producing), producing the protein MDSPDTNPLTPFSTLIRTASHSQHTEAENSSFMSDLLGGRLGVTAYRRYTEQLWFVYRALEAAAPALADDPVAGPFIRPELARTACLERDLAHLGGPGWRTGLTPLPATEAYAARIEECARDWPAGYVAHHYTRYLGDLSGGQVIRGTAEKNWGFDRKGDGVRFYVFDGIGSPTAFKRHYRELLDALPLDDLEKQQVVAECKRAFAFNTAVFRQLGEEFPLSA; encoded by the coding sequence GTGGACTCGCCCGACACGAACCCGCTCACCCCGTTCTCGACGCTGATCCGCACCGCCTCGCACTCCCAGCACACCGAGGCCGAGAACTCGTCGTTCATGAGCGACCTGCTCGGCGGCCGGCTCGGCGTCACCGCCTACCGCCGCTACACCGAGCAGCTCTGGTTCGTCTACCGGGCCCTGGAGGCCGCCGCCCCGGCCCTCGCCGACGACCCCGTCGCGGGCCCCTTCATCCGCCCCGAACTGGCCCGCACCGCATGCCTGGAGCGCGACCTCGCGCACCTGGGCGGCCCCGGCTGGCGTACGGGCCTGACGCCCCTGCCCGCCACCGAGGCGTACGCCGCCCGCATCGAGGAGTGCGCCCGCGACTGGCCCGCCGGCTACGTCGCCCACCACTACACCCGCTACCTCGGCGACCTCTCCGGCGGCCAGGTCATCCGCGGCACCGCCGAGAAGAACTGGGGCTTCGACCGCAAGGGCGACGGCGTCCGCTTCTACGTCTTCGACGGCATCGGCAGCCCCACGGCCTTCAAGCGCCACTACCGCGAACTCCTCGACGCACTGCCGCTCGACGACCTGGAGAAGCAGCAGGTCGTCGCGGAGTGCAAGCGCGCCTTCGCGTTCAACACGGCGGTGTTCCGGCAGCTCGGCGAGGAGTTCCCGCTGAGCGCGTGA
- the map gene encoding type I methionyl aminopeptidase — MSGQSLLVPGKLSPARPVPASIPRPEYVGKEAPTPYSGPEVQDAETIERMRIAGRIAAQAMEEAAKHIAPGVTTDELDRVAHEFMCDHGAYPSTLGYRGFPKSLCSSVNEVICHGIPDSTVLRDGDIVNLDVTAYIGGVHGDNNATYLCGDVDEESRLLVERTREALNRAIKAVKPGRRINVIGRVIESYAKRFGYGVVRDFTGHGINSSFHSGLIVPHYDSPHHDTLIQPGMTFTIEPMLTLGTYEYDMWDDGWTVVTKDRKRTAQFEHTLVVTDTGAEILTLP, encoded by the coding sequence ATGTCTGGCCAGTCACTTCTCGTCCCCGGGAAACTCTCTCCCGCCCGCCCCGTACCCGCGTCGATCCCGCGCCCCGAGTACGTCGGCAAGGAAGCGCCCACCCCGTACTCCGGCCCCGAGGTCCAGGACGCCGAAACGATCGAGCGGATGCGGATCGCGGGCCGCATCGCCGCGCAGGCGATGGAGGAGGCTGCCAAGCACATCGCGCCCGGTGTGACCACCGACGAGCTCGACCGGGTCGCGCACGAGTTCATGTGCGACCACGGCGCCTACCCCTCGACGCTCGGCTACCGCGGTTTCCCCAAGTCCCTCTGCTCCTCGGTCAACGAGGTCATCTGCCACGGCATCCCGGACTCGACCGTGCTGCGCGACGGCGACATCGTCAACCTCGACGTGACGGCCTACATCGGCGGCGTGCACGGCGACAACAACGCGACGTACCTCTGCGGCGACGTGGACGAGGAGTCGCGCCTGCTGGTGGAGCGCACCCGGGAGGCGCTGAACCGGGCGATCAAGGCGGTCAAGCCGGGCCGCCGCATCAACGTCATCGGCCGCGTCATCGAGTCCTACGCCAAGCGCTTCGGCTACGGCGTGGTCCGGGACTTCACCGGCCACGGCATCAACTCGTCCTTCCACTCCGGCCTGATCGTCCCGCACTACGACAGCCCGCACCACGACACCCTGATCCAGCCGGGGATGACGTTCACCATCGAGCCGATGCTGACGCTGGGCACGTACGAGTACGACATGTGGGACGACGGCTGGACGGTCGTCACCAAGGACCGGAAGCGGACGGCGCAGTTCGAGCACACCCTGGTGGTGACGGACACGGGCGCGGAGATCCTGACGCTGCCGTAG
- a CDS encoding PH domain-containing protein has translation MNELVFRGKDRYRPTGTRLVFIVLILTGELALAYKKLGPVGFRWMLAMTAALLVVGVFVTARCQTVVGAAGITTRWGFGRGRTYPWHEIRWIDVRETGKGAEKSTTVRITLGDGRRRSLPALQHSYLYPAPDFDVAYRQVVNWWEFSTSPADRFRPPLRKRDRVSPTMAGVLLGIVIILVTGVVAFLQV, from the coding sequence GTGAACGAACTGGTCTTTCGGGGCAAGGACCGGTACCGCCCCACCGGCACGCGGTTGGTGTTCATCGTGCTGATCCTGACGGGCGAACTCGCCCTCGCGTACAAGAAGCTGGGCCCGGTGGGCTTCCGCTGGATGCTCGCCATGACCGCCGCGCTCCTTGTCGTCGGGGTCTTCGTCACGGCCCGCTGCCAGACGGTGGTCGGCGCGGCCGGCATCACCACCCGCTGGGGTTTCGGACGCGGCCGGACCTACCCCTGGCACGAGATCCGGTGGATCGACGTGCGCGAGACCGGGAAGGGGGCGGAGAAGTCGACCACGGTCCGGATCACGCTGGGGGACGGCCGGCGCCGCTCCCTGCCCGCACTCCAGCACAGCTACCTCTACCCGGCCCCCGACTTCGACGTGGCCTACCGACAGGTCGTCAACTGGTGGGAGTTCTCCACGAGTCCGGCTGACCGGTTCCGGCCGCCACTGCGGAAGCGGGACCGGGTGTCGCCCACGATGGCGGGGGTCCTGCTGGGCATCGTGATCATACTTGTCACAGGGGTCGTCGCCTTCCTCCAAGTCTGA